A region of Haliotis asinina isolate JCU_RB_2024 chromosome 9, JCU_Hal_asi_v2, whole genome shotgun sequence DNA encodes the following proteins:
- the LOC137297106 gene encoding GTPase IMAP family member 9-like, whose product MDRRIVLLGRTGSGKSTTGNNILQKQEFISSACGTSVTRQCQRGTATRNGVNIELIDSPGLFDTGMSNELVTTEIVKCIAMTAPGPHAFVMVLRIDRFTDEEQKTVEHFKNVFGDEMLKHLVVLFTRKDDLIADRKSIEDFIHSSPGPLRQLLSSCNNRYIAFNNRASEVEKDLEVQNFLSLVERTVRENGNTYYTNEMYEEAERAMKRREEQLRKEHQERVDRERRQIEDECREKMRETNKNADEVVQSLQGKIAQLEKQKESESQRAVKELQDELKEMRQLLADVKRDAEDQKAKAEKDAADRKLECQSVTPDFREQAKQEVNSNQERAMAVLKFLGDTVLQTVCIAVGDALAKGLGDVIGAKFQKATDKINQGKEGNQKKPDTTGVKTGGKANSKTEKKSSSMEKKK is encoded by the coding sequence ATGGACAGACGAATAGTACTTCTCGGTAGAACTGGTTCTGGTAAGAGCACAACGGGAAATAACATCTTGCAGAAACAAGAATTTATTTCAAGCGCTTGTGGGACATCCGTGACAAGGCAATGTCAAAGAGGAACTGCCACAAGAAATGGGGTAAATATCGAGTTAATTGACAGTCCCGGGTTATTTGATACAGGAATGAGTAATGAACTTGTCACTACAGAAATCGTCAAATGCATTGCCATGACAGCTCCTGGACCTCATGCTTTTGTGATGGTTCTGCGAATCGATCGTTTCACCGATGAAGAACAAAAAACTGTGGAACATTTTAAGAACGTCTTTGGTGATGAAATGCTGAAACACCTCGTGGTCCTTTTCACTAGAAAGGATGACCTCATTGCTGATCGTAAGTCGATCGaagatttcattcattcatcaccaGGACCGCTGAGACAACTTCTAAGTTCTTGCAATAATCGTTATATTGCCTTCAACAACAGGGCTTCGGAGGTGGAAAAAGACCTGGAGGTCCAGAACTTCCTGAGTCTGGTGGAGAGGACTGTTAGAGAAAATGGAAACACATACTACACCAATGAAATGTACGAGGAAGCTGAAAGGGCTATGAAGAGGAGAGAGGAGCAGCTTAGGAAGGAGCATCAGGAGCGTGTGGACAGGGAAAGAAGACAGATAGAAGATGAATGTCGGGAGAAGATGCGAGAAACGAACAAGAACGCAGACGAAGTGGTACAATCCCTACAAGGAAAAATCGCCCAGCTGGAAAAGCAGAAGGAAAGCGAATCACAGCGTGCTGTAAAGGAACTGCAAGATGAATTAAAGGAGATGAGACAATTACTGGCTGATGTGAAGCGAGATGCTGAGGACCAGAAAGCTAAAGCAGAGAAAGACGCTGCTGACAGAAAGCTCGAATGCCAGTCTGTGACGCCAGATTTCAGAGAACAGGCAAAGCAGGAAGTGAACAGTAACCAAGAGAGGGCCATGGCTGTTTTGAAGTTCTTAGGAGACACTGTACTCCAAACAGTTTGCATAGCAGTAGGCGATGCTCTCGCTAAGGGTTTGGGAGATGTAATAGGGGCTAAATTTCAAAAGGCAACTGACAAAATCAACCAAGGAAAAGAAGGCAACCAGAAAAAACCCGACACAACTGGTGTTAAAACAGGTGGAAAGGCAAATTCCAAAACGGAAAAGAAGTCGAGTAGTATGGAGAAAAAGAAATAG
- the LOC137297103 gene encoding uncharacterized protein isoform X1 — translation MSPPRSSQVYCLFRVDLSKSLICTMDSRQLRQDTAMSGTCLEDTQTGWSCWICTFINPESVEVCQMCEYEGILNDSVQAGQNDNTQQECDRTQCKMRDRLADANTHIPSKRHVENGEWQCTSCTFINVHSVVCDACGQNMNDWTCSQCTYKNREGSLNCGMCDLTKEVNSLVVSRGNSSLEIRAQRPFSDMYNKRDMSLNMANDKGNRCTDDLRIVFLGRTGSGKSATGNNILNGNFFHSTAGGESVTRRCQRGQACRFGRKLTIIDTPGLFDTEMTNENITREVVRCVGMTAPGPHAFVLVVRIDRFTEEEQQTVRHFLEIFGDNMIHYLVVVFTRKDDLIHDKITIEMFLQGVPDNLKTLIANCGNRYVAFNNRPSSDAEREEDVITFLRTVDTMLSANGGRCYTNEMYQEAEKILKTREEQLKLQHAKEMQLQKDAVREECERRYQQAEAKTNKTTNELQQKLQVLEQGTNTDNVDASAIALLKQEIEHLKQTRDANKREIDQEILERERAFDEEMDMIDFRDRAVDEVDKEDSFTYTLLKNGLKIVGKVVLTVVIRRFLPFL, via the exons ATGTCCCCACCACGAAGCTCACAGGTATACTGTTTGTTCAGAGTGGACTTGTCAAAGTCATTGATATGCACCATGGACTCGAGACAGTTACGACAAGATACAGCAATGTCAGGAACATGTCTGGAAGACACTCAAACAG GATGGTCGTGTTGGATATGCACCTTTATAAACCCCGAGTCAGTCGAAGTCTGCCAGATGTGTGAATACGAGGGAATACTCAACGATTCGGTTCAAGCTGGTCAAAATGACAACACTCAACAAGAGTGTGACAGAACACAGTGTAAGATGCGAGATCGGCTGGCTGATGCAAATACGCATATCCCCTCAAAAAGGCACGTAGAAAATGGCG AGTGGCAGTGCACGAGTTGTACCTTTATCAACGTTCACAGTGTTGTGTGCGATGCATGCGGTCAAAACATGAACG ATTGGACATGTTCCCAATGCACATACAAAAACAGGGAGGGATCTCTAAACTGTGGGATGTGTGATTTGACAAAGGAAGTGAACAGTCTGGTTGTATCAAGAGGCAACAGCTCCTTAGAAATTCGTGCTCAAAGGCCATTTTCCGATATGTACAACAAACGTGATATGTCCTTGAACATGGCAAATGACAAAG GCAACAGATGTACAGACGATCTCAGAATCGTTTTTCTGGGAAGGACAGGATCTGGTAAAAGTGCCACAGGCAACAACATCCTCAACGGCAATTTCTTCCACTCAACTGCTGGCGGTGAGTCGGTAACTCGTCGGTGCCAGAGAGGTCAGGCCTGCAGATTTGGACGTAAGCTTACAATAATAGACACACCCGGTTTGTTTGACACTGAAATGACCAATGAAAACATCACTAGAGAGGTTGTCAGGTGTGTAGGAATGACTGCTCCAGGTCCACATGCATTCGTTCTTGTCGTTCGGATTGACAGATTCACAGAGGAAGAGCAACAAACTGTTCGTCATTTTCTGGAAATATTTGGGGACAATATGATTCACTACCTGGTGGTCGTATTTACAAGGAAAGATGACTTGATTCATGACAAAATCACAATTGAGATGTTCCTACAAGGTGTACCTGACAACCTGAAGACCCTTATCGCAAATTGTGGAAACAGATACGTGGCTTTCAACAACAGACCATCTTCTGATGCTGAGCGGGAAGAAGATGTGATCACATTCCTTCGCACAGTCGACACAATGCTGTCTGCTAACGGAGGAAGGTGTTACACCAACGAGATGTACCAAGAGGCTGAGAAGATATTGAAGACACGAGAGGAACAGTTGAAACTGCAGCATGCAAAGGAAATGCAGTTACAGAAGGATGCGGTCAGAGAGGAGTGTGAGAGGAGGTACCAACAAGCTGAAGCAAAGACAAACAAGACCACCAACGAACTTCAGCAGAAGCTACAGGTTCTAGAACAGGGTACAAATACTGACAATGTAGATGCATCGGCGATTGCATTGCTGAAACAGGAGATTGAACATCTCAAGCAAACGAGAGACGCGAATAAACGAGAGATTGACCAAGAAATATTGGAGCGCGAACGAGCTTTTGATGAAGAAATGGATATGATTGACTTTAGGGACAGGGCTGTCGATGAGGTAGACAAGGAAGACTCTTTCACATATACTCTGCTGAAAAACGGTTTGAAGATAGTTGGAAAGGTTGTTTTAACTGTTGTTATTCGTCGCTTTTTGCCATTCTTGTGA
- the LOC137297103 gene encoding uncharacterized protein isoform X2, with translation MDSRQLRQDTAMSGTCLEDTQTGWSCWICTFINPESVEVCQMCEYEGILNDSVQAGQNDNTQQECDRTQCKMRDRLADANTHIPSKRHVENGEWQCTSCTFINVHSVVCDACGQNMNDWTCSQCTYKNREGSLNCGMCDLTKEVNSLVVSRGNSSLEIRAQRPFSDMYNKRDMSLNMANDKGNRCTDDLRIVFLGRTGSGKSATGNNILNGNFFHSTAGGESVTRRCQRGQACRFGRKLTIIDTPGLFDTEMTNENITREVVRCVGMTAPGPHAFVLVVRIDRFTEEEQQTVRHFLEIFGDNMIHYLVVVFTRKDDLIHDKITIEMFLQGVPDNLKTLIANCGNRYVAFNNRPSSDAEREEDVITFLRTVDTMLSANGGRCYTNEMYQEAEKILKTREEQLKLQHAKEMQLQKDAVREECERRYQQAEAKTNKTTNELQQKLQVLEQGTNTDNVDASAIALLKQEIEHLKQTRDANKREIDQEILERERAFDEEMDMIDFRDRAVDEVDKEDSFTYTLLKNGLKIVGKVVLTVVIRRFLPFL, from the exons ATGGACTCGAGACAGTTACGACAAGATACAGCAATGTCAGGAACATGTCTGGAAGACACTCAAACAG GATGGTCGTGTTGGATATGCACCTTTATAAACCCCGAGTCAGTCGAAGTCTGCCAGATGTGTGAATACGAGGGAATACTCAACGATTCGGTTCAAGCTGGTCAAAATGACAACACTCAACAAGAGTGTGACAGAACACAGTGTAAGATGCGAGATCGGCTGGCTGATGCAAATACGCATATCCCCTCAAAAAGGCACGTAGAAAATGGCG AGTGGCAGTGCACGAGTTGTACCTTTATCAACGTTCACAGTGTTGTGTGCGATGCATGCGGTCAAAACATGAACG ATTGGACATGTTCCCAATGCACATACAAAAACAGGGAGGGATCTCTAAACTGTGGGATGTGTGATTTGACAAAGGAAGTGAACAGTCTGGTTGTATCAAGAGGCAACAGCTCCTTAGAAATTCGTGCTCAAAGGCCATTTTCCGATATGTACAACAAACGTGATATGTCCTTGAACATGGCAAATGACAAAG GCAACAGATGTACAGACGATCTCAGAATCGTTTTTCTGGGAAGGACAGGATCTGGTAAAAGTGCCACAGGCAACAACATCCTCAACGGCAATTTCTTCCACTCAACTGCTGGCGGTGAGTCGGTAACTCGTCGGTGCCAGAGAGGTCAGGCCTGCAGATTTGGACGTAAGCTTACAATAATAGACACACCCGGTTTGTTTGACACTGAAATGACCAATGAAAACATCACTAGAGAGGTTGTCAGGTGTGTAGGAATGACTGCTCCAGGTCCACATGCATTCGTTCTTGTCGTTCGGATTGACAGATTCACAGAGGAAGAGCAACAAACTGTTCGTCATTTTCTGGAAATATTTGGGGACAATATGATTCACTACCTGGTGGTCGTATTTACAAGGAAAGATGACTTGATTCATGACAAAATCACAATTGAGATGTTCCTACAAGGTGTACCTGACAACCTGAAGACCCTTATCGCAAATTGTGGAAACAGATACGTGGCTTTCAACAACAGACCATCTTCTGATGCTGAGCGGGAAGAAGATGTGATCACATTCCTTCGCACAGTCGACACAATGCTGTCTGCTAACGGAGGAAGGTGTTACACCAACGAGATGTACCAAGAGGCTGAGAAGATATTGAAGACACGAGAGGAACAGTTGAAACTGCAGCATGCAAAGGAAATGCAGTTACAGAAGGATGCGGTCAGAGAGGAGTGTGAGAGGAGGTACCAACAAGCTGAAGCAAAGACAAACAAGACCACCAACGAACTTCAGCAGAAGCTACAGGTTCTAGAACAGGGTACAAATACTGACAATGTAGATGCATCGGCGATTGCATTGCTGAAACAGGAGATTGAACATCTCAAGCAAACGAGAGACGCGAATAAACGAGAGATTGACCAAGAAATATTGGAGCGCGAACGAGCTTTTGATGAAGAAATGGATATGATTGACTTTAGGGACAGGGCTGTCGATGAGGTAGACAAGGAAGACTCTTTCACATATACTCTGCTGAAAAACGGTTTGAAGATAGTTGGAAAGGTTGTTTTAACTGTTGTTATTCGTCGCTTTTTGCCATTCTTGTGA
- the LOC137297102 gene encoding uncharacterized protein, with translation MDKCKSCQQTEEEYKQKNLNESVLLEHVSRATVTSKKTPQKERTLRQLAKAANALLNSDGGVLLIHVCGQQQWDRDLELLDEAIGKRFSTMLPSGCQYSDYFSRKWLSNVSCFERFQDFLLFRITKIHGVSTLDTKTKMRNDFENVNAPCSVIATILRRGGDNEDQVAANMVRHTSLVDIPLHEDRESELKSLPQQAHGEKAVEDVTDWIWHDLKLKDNITSMSKLQKGGRFYIGISEEPFNKRDYKTKTRYMNAFNFCVDINELIQRLYNKLKTDMIVLTGKGSFQEAPSDLIDVYAILEHCTDKYVLCVNINHFNGIVFHDKDGPEVYTFQNGTACCMSKEEWLHRLLSFCHQPMWPYRPQAVDAFRNMDSYRPSSSKLICDRPTFTADGQGSSTEAIKMVLLGSSGSGKSLTGNNILNREIFHTGVSSRSKTGQCQKGVAERYGREIHIIDTPGMFGTSMTTEEIAREVARCVWLTVPGIHAFVLVIKIDRFTEEVQTTVDLLSQIFGDVMMKYLIILFTRKDDLIRDSLTVEEFIAESPGELKRLVIACQNRFVVFNNRSESEQDRNQDVQSLLRAVDNMIVDNKGRCYNNWMHLSAGRIMKEREEQLRLRHMMEVQERKDSMKREWKKKHEKTKAEMSEKLAQLQNWLQDLKQERLSDSTGSSEIHALQQDIRDYKMMIERHQMQYEEEVSKQEREIEAAMNLHFRVEIQKEVEMCANGNVSVLEAGLKTFVTIALSSMQG, from the exons ATGGACA AATGTAAATCCTGCCAACAAACAGAAGAAGAGTACAAACAGAAAAATCTTAATGAAAGCGTCCTGTTAGAACATGTGAGCAGGGCAACTGTAACGAGCAAGAAAACGCCACAGAAGGAGAGGACGTTACGTCAGCTGGCGAAGGCCGCAAACGCCTTGCTGAATTCAGACGGAGGGGTTCTGCTGATACACGTTTGTGGGCAACAGCAATGGGACAGGGACCTGGAATTACTTGATGAAGCTATCGGAAAACGGTTTTCTACTATGCTTCCGAGTGGTTGTCAATACAGTGACTATTTTTCCCGAAAATGGTTATCGAATGTCTCGTGTTTTGAACGTTTTCAGGACTTTCTGTTATTCAGAATTACCAAAATTCATGGTGTATCGACTttagacaccaaaacaaaaatgcgaaatgactttgaaaatgtaaatgcTCCCTGTTCTGTCATCGCTACGATATTGAGGCGTGGTGGAGATAATGAAGATCAAGTGGCTGCAAACATGGTCCGACACACCAGTCTTGTCGATATACCACTACATGAAGACAGAGAGTCAGAGTTGAAATCGCTTCCACAACAGGCACATGGTGAAAAAGCAGTTGAAGATGTAACTGACTGGATTTGGCATGATCTGAAACTGAAAGATAACATCACTTCAATGTCAAAGCTTCAGAAAGGTGGACGATTCTACATAGGCATCTCCGAGGAACCATTTAATAAACGTGATTACAAAACAAAGACGCGTTATATGAATGCATTTAATTTCTGCGTGGACATAAATGAACTGATACAAAGGCTATacaacaaactgaaaacagACATGATCGTTTTAACTGGGAAAGGGTCATTTCAGGAAGCACCTTCTGATTTGATAGATGTTTATGCTATTCTAGAACACTGTACAGACAAATATGTACTGTGTGTTAACATAAACCATTTCAATGGTATTGTGTTCCATGATAAGGACGGACCAGAAGTTTACACATTCCAGAATGGGACGGCGTGTTGCATGTCAAAAGAGGAATGGTTACACAGACTGCTGTCGTTTTGTCATCAACCAATGTGGCCGTACAGACCCCAAGCTGTTGACGCGTTTCGCAATATGGATTCGTACAGACCTTCAAGTTCAAAACTTATATGTGATCGCCCAACTTTCACCG CTGATGGACAGGGAAGTTCCACTGAGGCTATCAAGATGGTGCTTCTAGGATCATCAGGATCTGGTAAAAGTCTCACTGGGAACAACATCCTCAACAGAGAAATTTTCCACACAGGTGTATCAAGTCGATCAAAAACAGGCCAATGCCAAAAGGGTGTAGCCGAAAGATATGGGCGCGAGATTCATATTATTGACACACCTGGAATGTTTGGTACCAGTATGACCACTGAAGAAATTGCCAGAGAAGTGGCCCGCTGTGTTTGGTTGACTGTTCCAGGTATTCATGCTTTTGTCCTGGTCATCAAGATCGACCGCTTTACAGAGGAAGTGCAAACTACGGTGGATCTCCTTTCACAAATATTTGGAGACGTCATGATGAAGTATCTAATAATCTTGTTTACAAGAAAGGATGATTTGATTCGGGACAGTCTCACTGTTGAGGAATTTATTGCAGAATCACCGGGTGAACTGAAAAGGCTTGTCATCGCGTGTCAAAATAGGTTTGTGGTATTTAACAACAGGTCAGAATCAGAACAAGATCGAAATCAAGATGTCCAATCATTACTCAGAGCAGTTGATAACATGATAGTTGACAACAAGGGAAGGTGCTACAACAACTGGATGCATCTTTCCGCTGGGAGGATTATGAAGGAGAGAGAGGAACAGCTGAGACTTCGGCACATGATGGAGGTCCAGGAAAGGAAAGATTCCATGAAGCGAGAGTGGAAGAAGAAGCATGAAAAGACTAAAGCCGAGATGTCTGAAAAACTTGCCCAACTTCAAAATTGGCTACAGGATCTGAAACAGGAACGGTTAAGCGATTCCACGGGGTCCTCTGAAATACATGCACTGCAGCAAGACATTCGGGATTACAAAATGATGATAGAAAGACATCAAATGCAGTACGAGGAGGAAGTCTCGAAACAAGAACGAGAGATAGAAGCTGCTATGAATCTCCATTTCAGAGTAGAAATCCAAAAGGAAGTGGAAATGTGTGCAAACGGTAATGTAAGCGTTCTGGAGGCTGGACTGAAAACATTTGTAACGATAGCGTTATCTTCCATGCAAGGGTAA